In Leeia speluncae, a genomic segment contains:
- a CDS encoding SurA N-terminal domain-containing protein: MFDFVQKNQVLIKVLLGGIALTFVGFGVSSYNSVSDTTVATVDGAKIDLQELEKSLNSQNASAEEKNTALQRLIIQKMLDKQAGSLYLTATDSALRNNIAQMQVFQRNGKFDEKTYQELLANNNLTAEAFEDSTRKQLAVSNLLGPIATSTIISKTQLDSIVNLMSEQRDVSVVPFQPSAYLAKASVSDAEIKAYYDKQKSQFNVPERVKVDYVLFSPETLAAGIQVKPEEVNAIYEKTKSKYEERQVRHILVAVPQGAKPADVAAAKAKAEKLLAEVKAKPDSFADVAKRASDDTGSAQQGGDLGLITSDKMVKPFSDAAYALNKGQISGVVKSEFGFHIIQVTDIKVGDPVAAKAAIESDLKLKEASAKLNRDSETFKNLVNEEAKSLQPAATKFAIAIAHSDWLDKSKAVDEVLNKAEVRDAVFQADVISKGYNTEVVELGQGRLLAARVTAHEKARLKPLQEASAQIKEILLKQKALALAKQDANAQLASLKAAKPAQLTWSAVQSINRMDGKGLDDKALKAVFGTPLVAGKSSFVVTDLPDGGVALLKVDKSTSPLALTAEQKAALKQKMTEMLAEGEVVSYQKWLQAEMPVKVYPKLLGAAAQQ; this comes from the coding sequence CCACTGTAGACGGCGCTAAAATCGATTTGCAAGAACTAGAGAAATCTCTGAATAGTCAGAATGCCAGTGCTGAAGAAAAAAATACGGCATTACAACGTTTGATTATCCAGAAGATGTTAGATAAGCAAGCAGGCAGTTTGTATTTAACTGCAACGGATAGTGCTTTAAGAAATAACATTGCGCAAATGCAGGTGTTTCAACGCAATGGTAAGTTTGATGAAAAAACTTACCAAGAGTTGCTCGCGAACAATAATTTAACCGCCGAAGCATTTGAAGATAGCACCAGAAAACAATTGGCTGTTTCAAACTTACTAGGCCCAATTGCTACTTCTACCATTATTAGCAAAACGCAGCTTGATAGCATCGTGAATTTAATGAGTGAACAGCGTGATGTATCTGTTGTGCCATTTCAGCCTAGCGCCTATCTAGCCAAGGCTTCAGTCAGCGACGCGGAAATTAAAGCGTACTACGACAAGCAAAAATCACAGTTTAATGTGCCAGAGCGTGTGAAAGTTGATTACGTGCTGTTTTCTCCTGAAACATTGGCTGCGGGCATTCAGGTAAAGCCTGAAGAGGTAAATGCGATTTATGAAAAGACAAAATCTAAATATGAAGAGCGTCAAGTAAGACATATTTTAGTTGCTGTTCCTCAAGGGGCAAAACCAGCAGATGTGGCAGCAGCTAAAGCAAAGGCTGAAAAACTGTTGGCTGAAGTAAAGGCGAAGCCAGATTCATTTGCTGACGTGGCGAAACGTGCATCGGATGACACAGGTAGTGCGCAGCAAGGTGGCGATTTAGGTTTAATTACTTCAGATAAAATGGTTAAGCCATTTTCTGATGCGGCTTATGCACTAAATAAAGGTCAGATTAGTGGTGTTGTAAAATCTGAGTTCGGATTCCACATCATCCAGGTGACCGACATCAAGGTTGGTGACCCTGTGGCTGCTAAAGCTGCTATTGAATCTGATTTGAAGCTAAAAGAAGCAAGTGCGAAGTTAAACCGTGATAGCGAAACCTTCAAGAACTTAGTGAATGAAGAGGCTAAATCTTTGCAGCCTGCAGCAACTAAGTTTGCGATTGCGATTGCACATAGTGATTGGCTAGATAAGTCAAAAGCAGTTGATGAAGTCCTAAACAAGGCGGAAGTACGTGATGCGGTGTTTCAAGCGGACGTGATCTCAAAAGGCTACAACACAGAAGTCGTTGAGCTTGGACAGGGGCGTTTGTTAGCTGCGCGTGTTACCGCACATGAGAAAGCTCGTTTGAAGCCGTTGCAAGAAGCTTCTGCGCAAATTAAAGAGATTTTATTGAAGCAAAAAGCGTTGGCATTGGCTAAGCAAGACGCGAATGCACAATTGGCTTCTCTCAAAGCGGCTAAGCCTGCTCAATTAACGTGGTCTGCTGTTCAATCGATTAACCGAATGGATGGTAAGGGGTTAGATGATAAGGCGCTGAAAGCGGTGTTTGGAACGCCGTTGGTTGCTGGAAAATCTTCATTTGTGGTGACGGATCTGCCGGATGGTGGTGTTGCGCTATTGAAGGTGGATAAATCTACCTCTCCACTGGCATTAACTGCAGAACAAAAAGCCGCGCTAAAACAGAAAATGACCGAAATGCTAGCTGAGGGCGAGGTTGTTTCTTATCAGAAGTGGTTACAAGCTG